A window of Variovorax paradoxus EPS genomic DNA:
GGGCCGCGTGCGGCACCGGATGCGTGCGGCGCTCCAGCACCAGCACCTTCAGGTCGCCGAAGCGCTGCTTCAGCTGGATCGCCAGCGTGAGGCCGGCGAGACCGCCTCCCATGATCACTGCGTCAAACGAATCCAGCGCAGTGTCGGTCATGGTCTCAGTCCTTCGGAGGAGGCCGCAGCTGCAGCCTGAGTGACAGGGTGGGCGAGAGCTGCAGGCCGAACGCCGGTTCGTCCTCGCCTTCGACGTGCGCCAGCGATTCGAACAGGCCGAGCGCCTGCGCCATCGGGTTGATGGCCACCAGCGACTTTGCGGCTTCCGATCGCAGCGGCGTGTAGGTGGCCGCCGCGTCGTCGCCCGCCGCACCGTGGGAGGCCAGCGACCACTGCAGCGCGGCCACGCTGCGCTCGGTGCGCACGGGCGCGATCACCATCGCCACCGCGAGCATGCCGCGGCTTTCGGTCACCGATGTCAGGGCGCCGACGGTGGGCGTGTCGTAGCCCACCAGCAGCACCGGCTCCTGGTCGGCCGCGCATTGCACGGCCGCTTCGAGCAGGCCGGAGGCGAAGCTGTTTTCATAGGCCGACACGGCATTGCTCGCCGCCATGCAGCCCGTGCCGATGGTCCAGTACCCCACGGCCGCGTTGTGCACGGAGTTGTGGAACTTGGTGGGCGAAAGCATCTTCGGATCGCTCGCGAGCGTGCCGCACATGTAGTCGTTGATCGACAGGTCGCCGTGCGCCGAGGCGAACACGCAGGGCACGTCGGCCGCGTTGCGGCCCGAGGCGGCCATGGCGGCGGCGGCCACTTCGAGCGCCAGCGCCACGGTGTCGGGCGCACGGCGGCGCTCGGCCGGGGCCAGCACCTGCGGCGAGGGCCGCTTGGCCGGCGGATCGGCCAGCGCACCTTCGCCGCGGAAGGCCGCGCGCGCGGCGTCCCAGCCGGGGAGGGTCGGCGTCCAGAAGGCCGGGCCTTCGATGTAGAGGGTGGGGGGCATCGGGGGCATCGGGGGCGTCGGGGGCGTCGCTGTCGTGCTCATGCGGCGTCCGCCTTGCCGAACACGAGCGAGCAGTTGTTGCCGCCGAAGCCGAAGGAGTTGGAGAGCGCATAGCGCACCTCGCCGTGTTCGGGTGCGAGCCGGATCTGCGGGCCGAAGCCTTCGTCGATCGTGCGGGTGCCCACCGTGCCCGGCTTCAGGCCGCGTTCGATGGCCAGCAGGCTGATCACCGCCTCGACGATGCCCGCCGCGCCCAGCGTGTGGCCCATGAAGCCCTTGGTCGAACTCGCGTGCGTCGTGGCCGGGAAGCGGCGCGCCACCAGGGCGCCTTCGACCTCGTCGTTCTTCTGGCTCGCGGTGCCGTGCATGTTGATGTAGTCGATCGCCTCGGGCGGAAGGCCCGCGCGCAACAGCGCCTCGTCGAGCGCGCGCTCGGCGCCCAGGCCCTCGGGATGCGGCGTCGACATGTGGTGCGCGTCGCTCGCCTCGCCGTAGCCCAGGAGGCGCAGCGGTGCCGCATCGGCCCCGCCCTGCACGCGCTCGACCAGCGCGAAGCCCGCCGCTTCGCCCAGACTGATGCCGTCGCGTCCGGCATCGAACGGACGGCAGGGCTCCGTCGACACCAGCTCCAGCGAGTTGAAGCCGAACAACACGCTGCCGCAAAGCGTGTCCACGCCGCCGACCACCGCCGCATCGGCCAGGCCCAGGCGGATCAGCCGCTCGGCCGAGGCGAACACCTTGGCGCTCGACGAACAGGCGGTCGAGATCGTCTCGGCCGGGCCTTCGAGGCCGAGCACCTGCCGCACGAACATGGCGAGCGAATGGGGCGTGTGCACCGCGGCGCGGCGCTGGTCCGGCGGGAACATGCCGTTCCCGTCGAGCTGGGTGTAGGCCAGCTCGGTCTCGCCGATGCTCGAGGTCGAGGTGCCCAGGATCAGCGCGACGCGCGAGGCGCCGTACTTCTTGCGCGCGGCGGCCACCGCTTCGAGAAAACCATCGGCCTGCAGGCCCAGCCAGGCGAGCCGGTTGTTGCGGCAGTCCCACGAGGCCAGCGGCTCCGGCAGGCGAACGTCTTCGAGCCCTTCGACGCGGCCGATCCATGTGGGCAGGGGCGCATCGCCGAAGTCGTTGGCACGCAGGCCGCTGCGCGAGTTTTCGAGCGCTTCGGCCAGCGGCGCCTTGCCGACGCCGACGGCCGAGGTGGCCGTGTAGGCGCTGATCTGTAGAGGGGAAATACGGGAGAGCACGATGATTCTTGGAGCTGCGACAAGCGAAAGAACGTCGGTGTGACGACAGGCGTAATTTTCAGGCAATGAATGTCACGCAGCCTACCAGCAGAGCGCCCGGGCCCGCGTCGGCTGTTTCCCATAAGTGCAGCGTAGGGCCACGGCCCTATTGACGGTCGGCGGCGCTTGTGGTCGTCGTGAGGCGCGAGGCCAGCGCGACCAGGAGCAGCACCGGCACGCCCAGCAGCGCGGTGGCGGTGAAGAACTGGCTGTAGCCGTAGGCGTCGACGAAGGCGCCCGAGTAGCCGGCAATGAATTTGGGCAGCAGCAGCATCAGCGAGCTGAACAGGGCGTACTGCGTCGCCGAGTAGCTGATGTTGGTCAGGCTCGACAGGTAGGCGATGAAGGCCGCCGAGGCGATGCCGCCGGCCAGGTTGTCGGCCGAGACCACCGCGATGAGTGCTGTGAGGTCGTGCCCGCGCGAGGCCAGCCAGGCGAACAGCAGGTTGCTCGCGGCACTGAGCACCGCGCCCAGCATCAGCACGCGCATCACGCCCAGGCGCATCGAGAGCACGCCGCCCACGAAGGCGCCCACCAGCGTCATGACCACGCCGTATATCTTGCTGACCGTGGCCACCTCGTCCTTGGTGAAGCCCATGTCCACGTAGAACGGGTTGGCCATGATGCCCATCACCACGTCGCTGATGCGGTAGATGGCGATCAGCGCGAGGATCAGCGCGGCCTGCCACTTGTAGCGGCGGATGAAATCGGCAAAGGGATCGATCAGCACGTTCTGCAGCCACTCGGCCGCGTTCTTCGCCTTGGGCAGCACGAGCCGTACCGGCTCGGGCGACAGCAGCACCGTGAGCACGCCGACGCCCATCGAGGCGGCCATCACGAGGTAGGCGGTTTTCCAGGCGCCGTTCTGGTAGGCCGCCGCGCCGGTGGCGGCGACGGCGGGCGCCACCTCGGCCCAGGCCGCGACCCACAGCACGCCGGCGCCGGCCCAGATCATCGCGAGCCGGTAGCCCGTTTGATACGCGGCGGCGAGCGCGGCTTGCTTGCGCGTCTCGGCCGATTCGATGCGGAACGCGTCCAGCGCGATGTCCTGCGTGGCCGAGCCGAAGGCCACCAGCAGCGCGCACCAGACCAGCGGCGCGAGCCCGTTGCGCGGATCGTTCATCGCCATGCCGACCAGCCCGACGATCACCAGCGCCTGCGCCAGCAGCAGCCAGCCGCGGCGCCGCCCGAGCAGCGTGGTCAGCGGCGGCAGCGGCATCCGGTCGACCAGCGGCGCCCAGACCCACTTGAAGCCGTAGGCCAGGCCCACCCAGCTCAGATAGCCGATGGTGGTGCGGTCGATGCCCGCTTCGCGCAGGCGAAAGCTCAGCGTGCCCAGCACCAGCAACAGCGGCAGCCCGGCCGAGAAGCCCAGCGCCAGCATGCGCAGCGTGGCCGGCTCGAGGTAGACCTTCAGCGTGTCGCGCCAGGACGGTGAGGGGGTGGTGGGGGTTTCGAGCGGCGGAGCGGACATGAGCCCCGGATTGTCCATGAGCCGCCGCGGGAATCGGCCGGCCCGTTTGTCTTCATTTGTTCCTATGATCCGCCCCCTATGTGCACACGATGCGAACGCCCCATTTCCGCCGCCTCGGCCGCTTCCCCGGCCTCGCCCTGGCAGCCGCGAAGAGCCTTCCTGCTGGCCGCGGCCGGTGCGGCCACCACGGCGCTCGGCGGTCCGGCCTTCGCGCAGGTCAACGTCGGCAACGCCTCGGTGGCGCGCAACCTCGTGCCCGCGGACAAGATCGAGGCGGCCGGCGTCCAGCAGTACGGCCAGTTGCTTGCCCAAGCCCGCGCCAAGAACGCGCTCGCCGGCGACAACAACGCGCAACTGCAGCGGCTGCGTGCCATCGCGCAACGGCTCATTCCCTTTGCCACGCCCTGGAACACGCGGGCGCGCGAATGGAAGTGGGAGGTCAACCTGATCGGCAGCAAGCAGATCAACGCCTTCTGCATGCCCGGCGGCAAGATCGCTTTCTTCACCGGCATCCTCGAGCAGCTCAAGCTGAGCGACGACGAGGTCGCGATGGTGATGGGCCACGAGATGGCCCACGCGCTGCGCGAACACGCCCGCGCCCGCATGGCCAAGAGCGCCGGCACCGGTGCGGCGCTGTCGATCGGCGCGCAGCTGCTGGGCCTCGGGCAGGTGGGCGACATCGCGGCGCGCGCCGGCACGCAGCTCATCACGCTCAAGTTCAGCCGCAGCGACGAGACCGAGGCCGACCTCGTGGGGCTCGAACTCGCGGCACGCGCGGGCTACGACCCGAAGGCTTCGGTGTCGCTGTGGAACAAGATGGCGACCGCTTCGAAGAACCAAGGCGGCTTGAGCTTTCTCTCGACGCACCCGAGCGGGACGGACCGGATTGCGAAGCTCGAAGCGAACATCCCGAAGGTGGAGAGCCTCTACCGGAACGCCAAGCGGAGCTGAGTCCGGCTCCCTGCATGACTCCCTCTCCCTCTGGGAGAGGGCGAGGGTGAGGGCAGCGGCCTTCATATAAGAGTTGCGCCTCATCGGCGGCACCTCACCCTCACCCCAACCCTCTCCCCGAGGGGAGAGGGAGCAAATCTCTCCAACCCGGTCTTCAGCACAGCCGTCATTCCGGCTGGCACATTGCTTGCATCTCGACTTGTACACAAGTTTGGATGCCTGAAGATGGTGCATGAATACGACCCGCTGACCGCCGCCGCCTGGATCGCGAAATTCCCGACGCCCGTGGCCGGTGCCGAAACTGCCGACACCCCCGGCGTGACCCTGCCGCTCGCCGGGCTGCGCTTCGCGGTCAAGGACAACATCGACGTGGCCGGCGTGCCCACCACCGCCGCCTGCCCGGCCTTCGACCGCCGCCCGACGGCACACGCGGCCGTGGTGCAGCGGCTGCTCGAAGCCGGTGCGTCGCTGGCCGGCAAGACCAATCTCGACCAGTTCGCCTGCGGCCTGAACGGCACGCGCTCGCCGTATGGCGAGGTGCCCAACGCCTTCGATGCGCGCTACGTTTCCGGCGGTTCCAGCTCCGGTTCGGCGTACGTGGTGGCTGCGGGCGAGGTCGACTTCGCGCTCGGCACCGACACCGCCGGCTCCGGCCGCGTGCCCGCCGGGCTCAACAACATCGTCGGCCTCAAGCCTTCGCGCGGGCTGCTCAGCACCTTCGGCGTGGTGCCGGCTGCGCAGAGCGCGGACTGCGTTTCGATCTTCGCGCGCACCGTGGCGCTGGCCGTCGACGTGATGCTCGCCGCCTCCGGCCACGACCCGCGCGACCCGTACTCGCGCGACATCGCGATGCACCGCAAGCCGCTGCCCGCACGCTTCAACTTCGGCGTGCCCGACACGCTGAGCTTCTTCGGCGACACCGTGGCCGAAGAAGCCTTCCGCGATGCGCAGGCCAAGCTCGTGGCATTGGGCGGCACGGCCGTCACCATTCCCTACGCGCCGCTCGCCGAGGCCGCAGCACTGCTTTATGAAAGCGCACTCGTCGCCGAACGCTACGCCGCCGTGCGCGAGTTCTTCGACGCGCATGCCGACGAGGTGATCGAGCCCGTGCGCAGCATCCTCGCGAGCGGAAAGAAATATGTCGCCGCCGACGTGTTCGACGCGCAGACCCGCCTTCGCGCCATCGCGCAACAGGTCGAGCCGATGTGGCGCGACATCGACGTGCTGCTGGTGCCCACCGCGCCCACGCACTACACGCGCGAAGCCATGCGCGCCGACCCGGTCGTGCTCAACCGCAACCTCGGCGCGTACACCAACTTCGTCAACTTGCTCGACTACGCGGCCCTTTCTGTGCCGAGCAGCCTGCGTGCGGACGGCCTGCCGTTCGGCATCACGCTGATCGGCCCGAGCGGGAGCGATCTCGCACTGGCCGACCTCGGCCAGCGCTATCACCACGCGACCGGCCTTGCGCAAGGCGCGACCGGCCAGCCGCTGCCCGCACCGCGCCCGGTGCCGGGCCTCATGGCACCGGTGCCGCAGACGCTCGCCATCGCCGTGGTCGGCGCGCATCTGTCGGGCATGCCGCTCAATGGCCAGCTCACCGAGCGCGGCGCCACGCTGCTGCGCGCCACGACCACATCGCCGGCCTACCGCCTCTTCGCACTCCCCGGCACCACGCCGCCCAAGCCCGGCCTGCAACGCAGCGCGGAAGGCGGCGCCGCCATCGCGCTCGAAGTGTGGGCCGTGCCCATCGCGCAGGTCGGCAGCTTCCTCGCGCTGATCCCGCCGCCGCTCGGCCTCGGCAGCGTCGAGCTGGCCGACGGCAGCTGGGTCCACGGCTTCATCTGCGAAGGCCATGCGCTGGCCGACGGGCAGGACGTGACCCACCACGGCGGCTGGCGCGCTTACGTCGCGAGCCGCGCCACCACCCCTTCCAACTGACCGACCGATCCAGGAGTCCCGATGAGCACCTTCGACAAATCTTCCGCCTCGCGCCGGCAGTTGCTGCAGGCCGGCATCGGTGCAGCGGGCCTGGCCGTGCTGGCCGCGCCCGCCATCGTGCGTGCACAGGCCGCGCCCAAGCTGCGCATCGGCTACTGGCCCGTGGCCGCCGGCCTGCCGTTCTTCGCGGCGGTGGACCGCGGCTACTTCAAGGAAGCGGGGCTCGACGTGGAGCCGCTCAAGTTCGCCGCCGCGCAACAGATCATGGAAGGCATGCTCGCGGGCCGTTGCGACGGCAGCGCCAACGGCACCGGCTCGGCCAACCTCGCGATCGGCGAGATCGCGCAGCCGGGCCTCTTCAAGATCTTCTGCACCAACCCGAGCAACGCCAAGTTCGTGCTCGACGAGTTCATCGTCGCCAAGGACAGCCCCGTCAAGACCGTGGCCGAACTGGCCGGCAAGAAGGTCGCCTCGGGCCCCGGCATCCAGAACGTCACGCTGTGCAAGACCATGCTGGAGCGCGCCGGCGCCAAGGGCGCGGTGGTGAGCGAGCTGCCCATCGGCCAGCACGTGGCGGCGCTCGCCGCAGGCCAGGTCGATGCCTGCTACACGCTGGAGCCCACCGGCACCGTCGGCCGCATGAACGGCACCACGCGGGTGATCGAGGCGGGCGTCGTCGCCAGGTACATCCTCGGCGACCCGATGGCGCCGTGGCATGGCGGGGCAGCGAGCCTCACCTCCGAGTTCATCAAGAAGAACCCCGAGGTCGCGAAGAAGTACATCGCGGCGTACGCCCGCGGCGTGGAACTGGTGCGCACCAAACCCGACGACGCACGACAGCACATGAAGGGCTACACCGCCATCGAAGGCAAGCTCACCGCCGAAGTGCCGCTCGCCTCGTACATGCTCTACAACGAGTTCAAGCCGAGCGACGTCGCGTACTTCCAGAAGTTCTACGACCTGTTCACCGAGAAAGGCATCTTCGAGAAGAAGGTGCCGGTGGACGCACTTCTCTACAAGGCCTGACCATGGCCGACGCAAGCACGACCACGGCCGCGCCGTGGACCCCGCCGGCCAGCCTCAACGCCGCTGTGCCCAAGCCGCCCCTGCGCGACCGCCTGCTGCCCTTCATTGGCCCAGTCGCTCTCTTCATCGCATGGGACCTGGTGGTGCGCCTGGGCTTCATCAAGCCCATCCTGCTGCCCTCGCCGGCCGACACCATCGCCGCGCTCATCACGGGGCTCGCGGGCGGGCCGCTGCTCACCGACTTCGCGATGACGGTGTGGCGCACGCTGCAGGCCTTTGTCATCGCTGCGGTGGTCGGCGTGCCGCTGGGCGTGCTGCTCGGCAGCAACGAGAAGGCGTACCGCAGCGTCGAGTTCCTGATCGACTTCTTCCGCTCCACGCCATCGTCCGCGCTCATTCCGCTGTTCCTCCTGATCTTCGGCGTGAGCGACGTCAACAAGATCGCCATCGCGGCGTTCGGCGCGCTGCTCATCGTGGTGTTCAACAGCGCCTACGGCGTCATCAATGCGCGCAAGCAACGCGTCATGGCGGCCAAGGTCATGGGCGCCTCGCGCTGGCAGGTCTTCAAGGACGTGCTGATCTGGGAGAGCCTGCAGCCCAGCTTCGTCGGCCTGCGCTCGGCGGTGTCGATGGCGCTGGTGATCGTCATCGTGGCCGAGATGTTCATCGGCTCCGACACCGGCCTCGGCCACCGCATCATCGATGCGCAGCAGGTGCTCAACGTGAAGAGCATGTACGCGGCGATCCTGGCAGCCGGAGCGCTCGGCTACGCGCTCAACATTCTTTTCCTCCTCGCCGAGCGCCGCATCGTGCACTGGAGCGGACGATGAAAGTCACGCAAGACATCGTCATCAACGGCCCGGTGTACGCCGACGTGCCCAAGCCGGTCTTCAAGCCCGGCCCGGCCGGCACGCACATCACCATCCGCGGCCTCACCAAGTACTTCGCGGGCTGGCCGCTGTACGAGAACTTTGACCTCGACATTCCCAAGCACAAGATCGTCTCGGTGTTCGGACCCAACGGCTGCGGAAAGTCCACGCTCATCAACATGATCGCGGGGCTCGTTCCCATCGACGCGGGCGAGATCCTGTTCGATGGCAAGCAGCGCAAGGACACCAAGATCGGCTACGTGTTCCAGAACTACCGCGAGGCGATGTTCCCGTGGATGCGCACCATCGACAACATCGCCTATCCGCTGAAGCTCGAAGGGCGCAGCAAGGCCGAGGTCGATCGGCGCATGGAAGAACTCGTCGCATCGTTCGATGTGAAGTTCGACCTCAAGCGCTTTCCGTATGAGCTCTCGGGCGGCCAGCAGCAGACCGCATCGATCATGCGGGCCCTCGCCCCCAACCCCGAGGTGCTGTTCCTCGACGAACCCTTCTCCGCGCTCGACTTCGAGATGACGCTCTTCATCCGCGAGAAGCTGCAGGAGGTGTTCATGCAGACCGGCACCACGATGCTCCTGGTGTCGCACGATCTCGAAGAGGCCGTGTACCTCGCCGACGAGGTGTTGCTGCTGACCAAGCGGCCCACCAAGGTGGCCGAGATCCTGCGCTACGGCGATGCGCGCCCGCGCACCGTCGAGACGCTGAGCACCGAGAGCTTCGTCGCGACGAAGAAGCTCAGCCTCGACATCTTCCAGCGCGAGGTGCGCCGATGACATTGGAAATCAATATCCCCGAGGTGCACGCCGAAGTCAGCGCCGTGTTCGCGCGCTACGAAGAAGCCCTCGTGACCAACCAGCGCGCCGTGCTCGACGAGCTGTTCTGGAACAGCCCGCACACGCTGCGCTACGGCTTCTCCGAGAACCACTACGGCCACGCCGACATCAGCGCCTTCCGTGCATCGCTGCCGGTGCAGAGCCCGCCGCGCGAGCTGCTGCGCACCGTCATCACCACCTACGGGCACTACTTCGCGACGGCGAACGTCGAGTTCCGGCGCGAAGGCAGCCGCGAGATCGGCCGCCAGAGCCAGACCTGGATCCGCACCGCCGACGGCTGGCGCGTGGCCGCCGCGCACGTGAGCCTGCCCGTCTGAACGGACGGCACATTTTTTGCACTTCATCCTCACCCCTCGAAAGAACGCCATGACAACCCCACTCAATCGTCGCGATTCCCTCAAGTCCCTGGCCGCGCTCGGCGCCGCCGGCACCCTCGGAGGCTGGAGCGCCCTCGCCAGCGCACAAGCCAAGCCGCTTACCGTCGGCGTGATCTACGTCGGCGCGCGCGACGACTACGGCTACAACCAGGCGCACGCCATGGCCGCCGCCGAAATCAAGAAGCTGCCCGGCATCAAGGTGGTCGAGGAAGAAAACGTGCCCGAGACCGCCGCCGTGCAGAAGACCATGGCCGGCATGATTTCGCAGGACGGCGCCAAACTCCTGTTCCCGACCTCGTTCGGCTACTTCGATCCGCACATCCTGGCCGTGGCGCCCAAGTACCCCGACGTGCGCTTCTCGCACTGCGGCGGCCTCTGGACCGAAGGCAAGCACCCGAAGAACGCGGGCAGCTTCTTCGGCTACATCGACGAGTGCCAGTTCCTGAACGGCGTGATCGCCGCGCACATGACCAAGAGCAACAAGATCGCCTTCGTTGCCGCCAAGCCGATTCCGCAGGTGCTGCGCAACATCAACGCCTTCACGCTCGGCGCGCGCTCGGTCAAGCCGAACATCACCTGCAGCGTGATCTTCACCGGCGACTGGTCTATGGCCGTGAAGGAGGCCGAGGCCACCAACAGCCTGGCCGACCAGGGCTGCGACGTGTTCACCATGCACGTCGACGGCCCCAAGGTGGTGGTCGAGACAGCAGCCAAACGCGGCAAGATGGTCTGCGGCTACCACGCGAGCCAGGCCAAGCTCGCGCCCAATGCGTACCTCACCGGCGCCGAGTGGAACTGGCTCACCGCCTACAAGACCGCCATCGAGGCTGCGCAAGCCGGCAAGCCGCATCCCAACTTCCTGCGGGGCGGCCTGAAGGAGGGCTACGTGAAGATGTCCGCCTATGGCCCGATGGTGCCGGACGCCGCGAAGAAGCAGGCCGACGACATCAAGGCCAAGATGATTGCGGGCACCTTCGACATCTTCAAGGACGGCATCAAGGACAACAAGGGCGCGGTCGTGGTGCCGGCCGGCAAGGTGCTGAAGCAGACGGACCTCGAACTTGAAAAGATGAACTATCTCGTCGAAGGCGTCATCGGCCAGGCCTGAGTTCCGAGTTCATGCCCATGCCCATGCCCATGCCTTCGCCCATGCGCAGCGCGCTCAAGGAATTCGCCCTGCCGGTGTTCGCCATCGCGGCGGCGCTGTTGCTGTTCGGCGTGCTCGTGGCCTTCGCCGGCGTCGATCCGGTGGAGGTGTGGGCAACCCTCTTCAAGGGCGCGTTCGGCGACTGGTTCTCGTGGCAGAACACCTTGCAGCGCGCCGCACCGCTGATGCTCACCGCGCTGTGCGTGGCACTGCCGGCGCGTGCGGGGTTGATCGTCATCGGCGGCGAAGGCGCGCTGGTGCTGGGCGGGCTGGCCTGTGCGGCGCTCGCGCATGCGGTGCCGCTGCCCGGCAATGTCGTGGGCACGGCGATCGTTTGCGTCGCGGGTGCGCTCGCCGGTGCGCTGTGGATCGTGCTCGCGGGCTGGCTGCGCCAGTACCGAGGCATCAACGAAACCATCAGCAGCCTGCTGCTGGCCTACATCGCCATCGGCATCTTCAAGCACCTGGTCGAAGGGCCGCTGCGCGACCCGGCGAGCCTGAACAAGCCATCGACCTATGCACTGAACGACGGGCTGCTGATCGGCGGCATCGGCGGATCGGATGTGCACTGGGGCCTGGCGATCGGCGTCGTGGCGTGCCTGGGGCTCGGCTGGTGGCTGCGCGCGACCGCCTCCGGCTTCTCGGTGCGCGTGGTCGGCGGCAATCCGCGCACCGCGCAGCTCGTGGGCCTGCCGGCCACGCGGCTCATTCTCGGCAGCTGTGCATTGGGCGGCGCCTGCGCGGGTCTCGCGGGTGCGGTCGAGGTGGCGGCGGTGCACACCAACGCCAACGCCTCGCTGATTGCGGGGTACGGCTACGCGGGCATCCTCGTGTCGTTCATCGCGCGGCACAACCCGGTGGCCATCGTGCCGGTGGCAATTTTGTTCGGCGGCTTCGGTGCGGCGGGCAGCCTGCTGCAGCGGCGGCTCGGGTTGCCCGATGCGTCGGTGCTGGTGCTGCAGGGCATCGCGTTCGTGCTGATCCTTGCGAGCGAGGGCCTGCGCATGATCGACTGGAAGGCGCTGCGTGCGCGCCTGTTCCGCGCTTCGGGGAGCCCGGCATGACCGCCCTTTTCATGCTCCCTCCCCTTCCGGGGGAGGGCTGGGGTGGGGGCACGACGGCGCTCACTCAACCACGGCGCTTGATCAAGGGCCTGCCCCCATCCCAGCCTTCCCCCGGAAGGGGAAGGAGCAAGAACGGGGAGGTTGCCGCATGACCGCCGATCAATGGATTGCTCTTGTGGCCGGCATCGTCGGCGGCGCGCTGCGCGTGGGTGCACCTTTTCTTTTCGTGAGCCTCGGCGAATGCCTCACCGAGAAATCGGGCCGCATCAACCTCGGTCTCGAAGGCGTGCTGGTGCTGTCGGCGATGGCGGCGTTCGGCGGCGCCTACCTCACCGACTCGGCCTGGCTCGGCGTGCTGATCGGCGCGATGGCCGGGGCCGTGCTCGCGTTGTTGCACGGCCTTCTGTGTTCGCTCGATCGCGTGAACGACGTGGCGACGGGCATCGCGCTGATGCTGCTCGGCACGGGCCTCGCGTTCTATCTCGGCAAACCGCTGATCCAGCCGCAGGCGCCACAGATTCCCGCGATACCGCTGGGCTTCTGGAGCGACAACACGGTGGTGCGCTCGGCGCTGCAGCTCAATGCGCTGGTGCCCATCGGCGTCGCGCTGGCGGTGCTGCTCTGGTGGGGCTTTGCACGCACACGCGCGGGCTTGCTGGTGCGCATGGCCGGCGATTCGGCGCAGGCCACTCGCGCGCTCGGCTACTCGGTCTCGGGCCTGCGCATCGCGGCGACCACGGCGGGCGGCTTCATCGCCGGGCTCGGCGGCGCATCGCTCACGCTGTTCTATCCGGGCAGCTGGAACGAAGGCATCTCCAGCGGCCAGGGCCTGATCGCCGTGGCGCTCGTGATCTTCGCGCGCTGGAGCCCGCTGCGCTGCGTGGGCGCGGCCTTTCTCTTCGGCGGTGCGGGCGCCATCGGGCCCGCGCTGCAGTCCATCGGCATCGGTTGGGGCTATCACCTCTTCAACACCGTGCCGTACGTGCTCACGCTGGTGATCCTGGTGCTCACCTGCAAGCCGGGCAGCGCGGCCATCGGCAGCCCCGGCGAACTGTCATCGACAAGGAACTGAACACCATGAGCGGTCTGGGTGGCCTCAACAAATCGGCGCATGGCGTCGTCGTCGGGCTGGTGCAACTGCAGTTGCCGAACGTGAAGACGCCGGCCGACCTTGCCGCGCAGACGCAGCGCATCTGCGACATGGTGGGAAAGGCGCGCCGCAACCAGTCGACGATGGACCTCGTGGTGTTTCCCGAGTACGCGCTGCACGGCCTCTCGATGGACACCAACCCCGAGATCATGTGCACGCTCGACGGCCCCGAAGTGGCGGCCTTCAAGCGCGCGTGCAT
This region includes:
- a CDS encoding beta-ketoacyl-[acyl-carrier-protein] synthase family protein translates to MLSRISPLQISAYTATSAVGVGKAPLAEALENSRSGLRANDFGDAPLPTWIGRVEGLEDVRLPEPLASWDCRNNRLAWLGLQADGFLEAVAAARKKYGASRVALILGTSTSSIGETELAYTQLDGNGMFPPDQRRAAVHTPHSLAMFVRQVLGLEGPAETISTACSSSAKVFASAERLIRLGLADAAVVGGVDTLCGSVLFGFNSLELVSTEPCRPFDAGRDGISLGEAAGFALVERVQGGADAAPLRLLGYGEASDAHHMSTPHPEGLGAERALDEALLRAGLPPEAIDYINMHGTASQKNDEVEGALVARRFPATTHASSTKGFMGHTLGAAGIVEAVISLLAIERGLKPGTVGTRTIDEGFGPQIRLAPEHGEVRYALSNSFGFGGNNCSLVFGKADAA
- a CDS encoding M48 family metallopeptidase, which encodes MCTRCERPISAASAASPASPWQPRRAFLLAAAGAATTALGGPAFAQVNVGNASVARNLVPADKIEAAGVQQYGQLLAQARAKNALAGDNNAQLQRLRAIAQRLIPFATPWNTRAREWKWEVNLIGSKQINAFCMPGGKIAFFTGILEQLKLSDDEVAMVMGHEMAHALREHARARMAKSAGTGAALSIGAQLLGLGQVGDIAARAGTQLITLKFSRSDETEADLVGLELAARAGYDPKASVSLWNKMATASKNQGGLSFLSTHPSGTDRIAKLEANIPKVESLYRNAKRS
- a CDS encoding beta-ketoacyl synthase chain length factor, yielding MPPTLYIEGPAFWTPTLPGWDAARAAFRGEGALADPPAKRPSPQVLAPAERRRAPDTVALALEVAAAAMAASGRNAADVPCVFASAHGDLSINDYMCGTLASDPKMLSPTKFHNSVHNAAVGYWTIGTGCMAASNAVSAYENSFASGLLEAAVQCAADQEPVLLVGYDTPTVGALTSVTESRGMLAVAMVIAPVRTERSVAALQWSLASHGAAGDDAAATYTPLRSEAAKSLVAINPMAQALGLFESLAHVEGEDEPAFGLQLSPTLSLRLQLRPPPKD
- a CDS encoding AmpG family muropeptide MFS transporter, yielding MDNPGLMSAPPLETPTTPSPSWRDTLKVYLEPATLRMLALGFSAGLPLLLVLGTLSFRLREAGIDRTTIGYLSWVGLAYGFKWVWAPLVDRMPLPPLTTLLGRRRGWLLLAQALVIVGLVGMAMNDPRNGLAPLVWCALLVAFGSATQDIALDAFRIESAETRKQAALAAAYQTGYRLAMIWAGAGVLWVAAWAEVAPAVAATGAAAYQNGAWKTAYLVMAASMGVGVLTVLLSPEPVRLVLPKAKNAAEWLQNVLIDPFADFIRRYKWQAALILALIAIYRISDVVMGIMANPFYVDMGFTKDEVATVSKIYGVVMTLVGAFVGGVLSMRLGVMRVLMLGAVLSAASNLLFAWLASRGHDLTALIAVVSADNLAGGIASAAFIAYLSSLTNISYSATQYALFSSLMLLLPKFIAGYSGAFVDAYGYSQFFTATALLGVPVLLLVALASRLTTTTSAADRQ
- a CDS encoding ABC transporter substrate-binding protein, with the translated sequence MSTFDKSSASRRQLLQAGIGAAGLAVLAAPAIVRAQAAPKLRIGYWPVAAGLPFFAAVDRGYFKEAGLDVEPLKFAAAQQIMEGMLAGRCDGSANGTGSANLAIGEIAQPGLFKIFCTNPSNAKFVLDEFIVAKDSPVKTVAELAGKKVASGPGIQNVTLCKTMLERAGAKGAVVSELPIGQHVAALAAGQVDACYTLEPTGTVGRMNGTTRVIEAGVVARYILGDPMAPWHGGAASLTSEFIKKNPEVAKKYIAAYARGVELVRTKPDDARQHMKGYTAIEGKLTAEVPLASYMLYNEFKPSDVAYFQKFYDLFTEKGIFEKKVPVDALLYKA
- the atzF gene encoding allophanate hydrolase, with protein sequence MVHEYDPLTAAAWIAKFPTPVAGAETADTPGVTLPLAGLRFAVKDNIDVAGVPTTAACPAFDRRPTAHAAVVQRLLEAGASLAGKTNLDQFACGLNGTRSPYGEVPNAFDARYVSGGSSSGSAYVVAAGEVDFALGTDTAGSGRVPAGLNNIVGLKPSRGLLSTFGVVPAAQSADCVSIFARTVALAVDVMLAASGHDPRDPYSRDIAMHRKPLPARFNFGVPDTLSFFGDTVAEEAFRDAQAKLVALGGTAVTIPYAPLAEAAALLYESALVAERYAAVREFFDAHADEVIEPVRSILASGKKYVAADVFDAQTRLRAIAQQVEPMWRDIDVLLVPTAPTHYTREAMRADPVVLNRNLGAYTNFVNLLDYAALSVPSSLRADGLPFGITLIGPSGSDLALADLGQRYHHATGLAQGATGQPLPAPRPVPGLMAPVPQTLAIAVVGAHLSGMPLNGQLTERGATLLRATTTSPAYRLFALPGTTPPKPGLQRSAEGGAAIALEVWAVPIAQVGSFLALIPPPLGLGSVELADGSWVHGFICEGHALADGQDVTHHGGWRAYVASRATTPSN